The genomic DNA CAGCCTTATGATAAGAAAAACCGCGACTGATAATCATTATCAAATAATAATTCGATATAGATATCTCGCTACAGATTATTGTTCATGGCCTGCTTGGCCAGAAAGGGTGTTCATTGATTATGAAATTACGTTACGCTGTACCAGCCGGAGTGCTGGTTTCTTCTATTCTGTTCGCAGGCTGCGGACAAACTGGAACTGCTAATCAGCAGCCCGCTGCAACGACCAAGGATGCGGGAGCAACTACACAGACAACGACTCCTGCGGCCTCTGCCCCCAATTTTGATCAAGCGGTAGCAGCTTACCGTGCCTATGCTACCCAGCAATGCGATACGTTTGTGAAAAAGACAGAAGAATTCACCAATGCGGTCAAAGCTGGCGAACTGGACAAAGCCAAGGCGCTGTATGCTCCTGCACGTATGTACTATGAACGGATTGAACCAATTGCGGAAGCACTGGGCGACCTCGACCCTAATATTGATGCGCGTGACGGTGATGTGGATGCAGCGGACTGGCGCGGCTTTCACCGGCTTGAAAAAACGTTGTGGGAAGAAAACACCACCAAAGGGTTGGACGAGTT from Paenibacillus sp. FSL R10-2782 includes the following:
- the efeO gene encoding iron uptake system protein EfeO — its product is MKLRYAVPAGVLVSSILFAGCGQTGTANQQPAATTKDAGATTQTTTPAASAPNFDQAVAAYRAYATQQCDTFVKKTEEFTNAVKAGELDKAKALYAPARMYYERIEPIAEALGDLDPNIDARDGDVDAADWRGFHRLEKTLWEENTTKGLDEFSDRLLSDAKLLRAKVETVNIDASLMVTGAVELLNEVSTSKVTGEEERYSHTDLYDFAANVEGAQKIYEILKTDLNQKDAALEKQIGERFEALQQELAPFKKGEGYVSYTKLKPEEIKKLSQNLDALAEPLSQMGKLLGV